Part of the Gloeomargarita sp. SKYB120 genome is shown below.
GGAATTGCATCAAATTGGTTGCCGGTTGACGCCCCAGCGGGAGAAAATTCTCAAGTTCTTCCAGAATTTACCCCAGGGCAATCACTTGAGCGCTGAAGATGTCTACCAGGCCTTGCGGCAGCGGGGGGAAAATATCAGTCTCTCGACCATCTACCGCAGCTTGAAATTAATGGCGCGGATGGGTCTGTTGCGGGAATTGGAACTGGCGGAAGGGCACAAGCATTACGAGCTGAACCAGCCCTATCCTCACCACCATCACCACCTCGTTTGCGTGCAATGCAACCGCACAATTGAGTTTACGAATACGTCCATTCTCAAAACCGGCATTAAGCAGGCTGAGAAGGAAGGATTGCACCTACTGGATTGCCAGTTGACGATTCATGCCATTTGCCCCGAAGCCCTACGGCGCGGTTGGCCATCTCTCTTGCCTAGCAATTGGGTTTGCCCTCGAGCGCTCAACGGCACAGTCACCGGCGTGATTACCCAAAACTAGGTGCCCACCAGCCAGTTCAGCACACTGCTTCCCAGGTAAATGAAAAAGCCCACAACTGTTAGGGCGCTCAGGCTCAAGGCTATGAAGAAGTCGCGGTAGGGAATGCGCGTCAGCCCGAGGGCATAGCTGACAATATCCTGCGACAAGTGCATGACCAAAAACATGTAGAAGATGCTGTGGTGGGTTTCCAAATCGGCAAACCAGCGGTCAAGGGCGTCTACGTGACCAGGCCCCACCAGACGCAGAACCACCCGCCGACCCCAGCAGCGCGCAATCCAAAAGTTCACACTGCACCCCACCAGCGTTGCCACCCAGCTCAACCAATACGCCTGATGCTGGCCGAAGAGTGTTCCCCCCAGGATGTACAGCGAACTGCCGCTTAAGGGCGCCACAATCAAACTGCTTGCCGACAGGGCAATAAAAACCAGGCGGGAAAGCCAACCGAATTGGGCTAACCACTCTTGCGTCGGCGCTAAGCCCACCCACCGCAACGCTAAAGCCGACAAAGCATAAAAGGCGATGACAACAACTACCGCCCCCACCACCCGTGCCGACCAGCTCTTTGGCTGCTCCTCAACCACCATGCCCCAGGATGAGTAACGACACGAAAGACCCCCCATTCCACAGCGCGTGGAGCAGAATGGGCGTCCAGAGTCCCCCTTCCCGAGTATAAACAAAACCTAAAAGGATGCCTAGGACAGCCAACGGTAGGAATTCCCCAACACTCAGGTGCGCTAGGGCAAAAATCCCGCCACTGACGCAAATGGCTCCAGCGACTGGCAATTGGCGAGTGAGAGAAGGCAGCAAAAATCCCCGAAAGACCACCTCCTCAAAAAAGGGCGCCAATCCCACAATCACCAGGGCAAACAGGGCCAGTAACCAGGGGTCTTGGGTCGTCGCCAGGATGGGAATCAGGGGGTTGCCACCACCGCGACCGCCAAGCAGTTTTTGATTCGTCACTGTCGCCACAAACACCAATGGTTGCGCCACCAGGTACCCCCCTAGCGCCCATACCAGTGTCCGTCTCCGCAGGCGCCAGTCAAACCAGCACCGGTCTAGAGGTCGGTAACGCCGCACGTGCAGCCAGACAATCGCCACCCCCACCAGGCTCACCAGGCCGTAGCTAGTGAAGATATAGAGGCCCTGGCCCCAGGGAGTCCGCACCTGCGGGAGCAACCCCAACGCGCGCACCACCAATGGCAAAACGACCTGTCCCAACCCGAAGAACGTGACAAACC
Proteins encoded:
- a CDS encoding VTT domain-containing protein, with translation MVVEEQPKSWSARVVGAVVVVIAFYALSALALRWVGLAPTQEWLAQFGWLSRLVFIALSASSLIVAPLSGSSLYILGGTLFGQHQAYWLSWVATLVGCSVNFWIARCWGRRVVLRLVGPGHVDALDRWFADLETHHSIFYMFLVMHLSQDIVSYALGLTRIPYRDFFIALSLSALTVVGFFIYLGSSVLNWLVGT
- a CDS encoding transcriptional repressor, with the translated sequence MQLYDTADLRAELHQIGCRLTPQREKILKFFQNLPQGNHLSAEDVYQALRQRGENISLSTIYRSLKLMARMGLLRELELAEGHKHYELNQPYPHHHHHLVCVQCNRTIEFTNTSILKTGIKQAEKEGLHLLDCQLTIHAICPEALRRGWPSLLPSNWVCPRALNGTVTGVITQN